A DNA window from Cydia splendana chromosome 24, ilCydSple1.2, whole genome shotgun sequence contains the following coding sequences:
- the LOC134802283 gene encoding uncharacterized protein LOC134802283, whose protein sequence is MESVLTPPLPFKFEENVTNMAFGSLCESWEKWKNGFQIYVKACEINKKTEDIQMNIFLHVVGEQCREIIEQSTTKCTTLATLIGLVDKHFKAKKNVTIERHRFFTRQQGEHESIDQYVFELRKLAQSCEFGNLTDGLIKDRLICGIVSAAIRERLLREDDLTLSKALEICRAAIVSKMYSEDIKRECTSEIKSNEVCAVANKEVHELNRSGAKVEAKSSRSMSSGRGWRGRGWVPGAGRGGASGAGPAGAQHRAPYAHRGGRCGQCGGVHKKYDCPAYGRSCMKCSRPNHFARMCRVYMVEESEDQDSEGSR, encoded by the exons aTGGAATCGGTTCTTACTCCCCCGTTGCCGTTTAAGTTTGAGGAGAATGTAACCAATATGGCGTTTGGCAGTTTGTGTGAGTCTTGGGAGAAGTGGAAGAATGGTTTTCAAATATACGTTAAGGCATGTGAAATTAATAAGAAAACGGAAGATATACAAATGAACATATTTTTACACGTCGTAGGGGAACAGTGCCGTGAGATAATAGAACAAAGTACGACGAAATGTACAACATTAGCGACCTTAATAGGTCTAGTTGATAAGCATtttaaagcgaaaaaaaatgtaacgATCGAGCGTCATCGGTTTTTTACACGTCAACAAGGTGAACATGAGTCCATAGACCAATACGTCTTTGAATTGAGAAAGTTGGCTCAGTCATGCGAGTTTGGTAACCTAACCGACGGATTAATAAAAGATAGACTCATATGCGGAATCGTGAGTGCAGCGATTAGGGAGCGGTTGCTACGCGAGGACGATCTAACGCTAAGTAAAGCGTTAGAAATATGTCGGGCTGCTATAGTGTCGAAAATGTATTCGGAGGACATTAAACGAGAGTGTACTAGTGAGATAAAAAGTAATGAAGTGTGTGCGGTAGCTAACAAAGAAGTGCACGAGTTGAATCGGTCAGGTGCGAAAGTCGAGGCAAAATCGAGTCGTAGCATGAGTTCCGGACGAGGATGGCGCGGGCGCGGATGGGTGCCTGGCGCGGGGCGCGGTGGCGCGTCGGGCGCGGGCCCGGCCGGCGCTCAGCACCGCGCGCCGTACGCGCATCGCGGAGGGCGGTGCGGCCAGTGTGGCGGCGTGCACAAAAAGTACGACTGTCCGGCGTACGGCAGGAGCTGTATGAAATGTTCCAGACCAAATCATTTTGCCAGGATGTGCAGGGTGTACATGGTGGAAGAGTCTGAGGAccag GATAGTGAGGGCTCCAGATAG